The segment TTTGCGAAGGGAAAATTCCGACTGATTTTCATTTTCCAATCCTCGATTACCTTTGTCTTTTGGGAGAAACGATGTAACTTGGTTTAACACAACCTGCTCAGTTTCTTTTTTTTGCGAACTCAAGTTTGTGTTGTGTTTTGGTTCGTTTACAACTTTATCAGTTTGAATTTTTTTTTGTGAACCAGGAAACATCACTAGATTGGAAGGAATTGAATCTAACTGATCTTGTTTGTGATTGAGAAAAATTTGTTTTGAACTGACCAAGTCCTTTTGCAAAAGACTTTCTGCTAATTTTTTAGTCTCATCTAAAAACGTTTTTGCTTCCTTTGTAACATAGGATGTATTTTTTACTGCAGACTTTTGCATAGAAAGGGCAACTGTTTTTTCTTTTTGCGAAGATTCATTCCCTTCATTGGCAGGTAGGAATCTTTGATCAAATAAGTGTTGGTTGGATAATATTCCAATGCTGTATTCGAGAGCGTCTCGGTCTAGGTCTTCTTCTTCCGAAATTTCTTCTTTCGATTCTTCGTTTGTTTTTTGTGATGAATTGTTGTCATTTACTTCATTTGATGGAATTACATTCGAATTGGATTGTTGGTTTGATTCCATTTTTGAAACAACATCTGCTGCGGAATCAGATGGATTTTTCTCTGCTTGTAATGGTTTCCATTCGGATGGTGAGTTTGGTTTCTCAGAATGGATCTGAAATTCCCTTTCTAAAATCTCTCCAAAACTTTCTTTTACCGCAAAATAGTTGTTATCGGCACCGTCCCTTTTGCCATGTCTCAATTCAACTTGAGGGAAGGGAATTAGGTTTTGTTTATCAACATTTACATTCATTGGGGTGCCTTCTCCCTTAAGGATCGAACTTCCCCAGATTTCCTTGAGAGAATTATCTTCTTCCTTTGTAGGTTTATGTCAGGAAACCCAAGTACGACCGAAAAAGAGTTGGATTTTCCCTTGACAAAAATTCACTAAATTGGAGGATTAGTTTGTTTTATTAACCAAAAGGACGAGAAAATGAAAAAAATACTCCAATTCCTCCAATTTAAACCAAGTTTTTCTGCCATATTGACTATCATAATGGGAATTGGGCTTGCCACTTCTCTATTGGCTGAATCGACGTTTCTCCATGTTTCCTTTGATCCAACAAGGGAACTCTATGAAGATATCAACAAAAGTTTCTTAAAATCTTGGAAGGAAAAAAAAGGAGAAACATTTTCAATCCAACAATCCCACGGTGGATCAGGAAAACAAGCAAGGGCTGTGATTGATGGACTCGAAGCGGACGTAGTCAGTTTAGCACTTTCTTATGATATTGATAACATTGCCAGCAAATCAAAGTTACTTGATGCCAATTGGCAAACTAAACTTCCTAACAAAAGTACACCATACTATTCCACTATCATTTTCCTTGTCCGTAAATCAAATCCCAAAAAAATCAAAGATTGGGATGATATTGTAAAACCAGGAATCTCTGTCATCACTCCAAACCCTAAAACGAGTGGTGGCGCAAGGTGGAATTACCTTGCCGCTTATGGTTATGCAAAACGAAAGTATAAATCCGAAGAGAAAGCAACTGACTTTGTAAAAGCATTGTTCCAAAATACATCAGTTCTAGATACAGGGGCTCGTGGATCTACTACTACGTTTGTCAATCGTGGGATTGGAGATGTTCTCATTACATGGGAAAACGAAGCAAAACTAGCGTTAGATGAAGAAAAACGTTCTGGTAAAAATAGTTTAGAAGTGGTTTATCCTTCGGAATCCATTCGTGCAGAAACCCCAGTTGCTGTTGTGACAAAAACTGCGACGGAAAAAGGAAATTTAGAAAAAGCAACAGCCTATTTGGAATTTCTTTTTACAAATGAAGGCCAAACCATCATTGCAAAACATTTTTTTAGACCCATTGACCCGAAAGTAAGCAAATCCTCTGCGAAAGAATTTCCAAATCTCAAATTATTTTCTCTATCCGATTTAGGGGAAACTTGGGACACTGCACAGAAAAAACATTTTGCAGATGGAGGTGTCTTTGATGCCATCTACAAAACCAAGTAATATATGCAAATTGAAACACGGCCGTACAAAAAAATCCATTTAGGGATCAGTTTAGGATTCACAGTTTTTTATTCGTCTGCCGTTGTGATCATTCCATTATTTGGACTTTTTTATCATTCCCTGGGGATAGGATTCACAGGGATATTAGAAGTGTTTACAGAAGAGCGCATTCGATCTGCGCTCTTTTTAAGTTTTAGTGTAGGACTCATATCCGCGGTTCTCAATCTTTTCATTGGATTTTTATTTGCTTGGGTAATCGTTCGATACCAATTTCCTTTCAAAAAGTTTTTTGATACATTAATTGATTTACCGTTCACTTTGCCCACCGCTGTCGCAGGGATTGCTCTTACTACGATCTACTCCCAAACGGGAATCATTGGTTCTTTTTTTGACAAATGGGGAATCAAAATTGCTTATACACCCATTGGCATTGTCATTGCACTTGTATTCATTGGATTTCCTTTTGTCGTTCGAACTGTTCAACCTGTCATTGAAGAACTTCCCAAAGAACTAGAAGAAAGTGCAAGGTGCCTTGGTGCGTCTCCCTTCCAAACCTTTCGAAAGGTTTTATTACCCGAACTTTGGCCTTCTCTACTCGCTGGTACTGGAATGGCTTTTGCAAGGAGTATCGGAGAATATGGGTCGGTTGTATTCATTTCTGGAAACCTACCTGGTAAAACAGAAATCCTTCCTTTACTCATCGTCACCAAACTGGAACAATACGAATACGAGAAAGCTACTTCGATCGCACTTGTGATGTTACTCACTTCCTTTTTATTTATGTTTCTCATTAATTTTTTCCAAGAGCGGGCTTCCAAAAAACTCACATGAAATCAAAACTTTTGCCCATTTTTCTTGTTTTACTTGCCTATACATTGTTTGGCATCCTATTACTTTTGCCTATTTATACAGTGTTTACGGAAGCATTTTCGGAAGGTTGGGAAAAATACTACTCATCCATCACAAGTGAATATGCATTATTTGCAATTGGCCTGACCGTTAAAGTATCCATTGTTTCTGTGATTTTAAATACATTCTTTGGAGTCACAGCTGCATTTGCGATTACTAGGTTTTCCTTTCCTGGAAAAAATCTTCTCATCACGATCATTGACTCTCCTTTTGCAGTTTCACCTGTTGTATCTGGTCTCATCTTTCTTTTGTTATTCGGAAGACAAGGAACCTTTGGTGAATTCTTAGCAGAACATCAAATTAAAATTGTATTTAATACTCCTGGACTCATCCTTGCTACGGTGTTTATCACATTCCCTTTTGTGGCAAGAGAACTCATTCCCCTCATGCAAAGCCAAGGCCGTGAAGAAGAAGAAGCAGGGATGTTACTTGGTGCCAGTTTTAGTCAATTGTTTCTAAGAATCATCCTACCCAATATCAAATGGGGTTTGTTGTATGGGATCATTCTATGTAATGCAAGAGCCATGGGAGAGTTTGGTGCTGTTTCAGTTCTCAGTGGACACATCCGAGGCAAAACAACAACTCTACCATTATATATCGAAATGTTATACAATGAATTTGATTCCGTAGGTGCCTTTGCTTGTGCCACCTTACTTGTGTTTTTATCACTCCTCACACTCATCTTCAAATTGATTTTGGAAAAACGTACCGAGAGATCTTAATATGCCTATCGAAATACAAAATGTACAAAAAACCTTTGGTTCGTTTACCGCTTTAAAAGATGTAAACTTAACCATCCCCGATGGTGAACTTGTGGCTCTCCTTGGTCCGTCGGGTTCAGGAAAAACAACCTTACTCCGCATCATCGCAGGCCTTGAAGAAGCAAGTTCTGGTTCTGTTCGGTTTGTTGGCGACGGACAGTCTTCAGCCAAAATCCAAAATGGTGAAGTGGGGTTTGTGTTCCAACACTATGCACTGTTTCGCCATATGACCATTGCAGAAAACATTGCCTTTGGTTTGGAAGTAAGACCAA is part of the Leptospira levettii genome and harbors:
- the cysW gene encoding sulfate ABC transporter permease subunit CysW, with the protein product MKSKLLPIFLVLLAYTLFGILLLLPIYTVFTEAFSEGWEKYYSSITSEYALFAIGLTVKVSIVSVILNTFFGVTAAFAITRFSFPGKNLLITIIDSPFAVSPVVSGLIFLLLFGRQGTFGEFLAEHQIKIVFNTPGLILATVFITFPFVARELIPLMQSQGREEEEAGMLLGASFSQLFLRIILPNIKWGLLYGIILCNARAMGEFGAVSVLSGHIRGKTTTLPLYIEMLYNEFDSVGAFACATLLVFLSLLTLIFKLILEKRTERS
- a CDS encoding flagellar hook-length control protein FliK — protein: MNVNVDKQNLIPFPQVELRHGKRDGADNNYFAVKESFGEILEREFQIHSEKPNSPSEWKPLQAEKNPSDSAADVVSKMESNQQSNSNVIPSNEVNDNNSSQKTNEESKEEISEEEDLDRDALEYSIGILSNQHLFDQRFLPANEGNESSQKEKTVALSMQKSAVKNTSYVTKEAKTFLDETKKLAESLLQKDLVSSKQIFLNHKQDQLDSIPSNLVMFPGSQKKIQTDKVVNEPKHNTNLSSQKKETEQVVLNQVTSFLPKDKGNRGLENENQSEFSLRKLDPKGKGSKHNKSETVLSETNQEKDNSNLSITSDKMVRSLGFKEKEFQKLNENKNQVQNEKIKTDSSFVNQVQTIFSSKMGEENGKSSEDKGNKQGFNLHSVENKHHSKTEDVKTLERNQKPKETNLKQNLDELIKQAKFDIVQNGKSSAEIIMNPKEYGRLTLKVTVDGEKVEGRILVESEELQKSLQNEIQTIKENLKESGLDLQALIIDLWDDGNQFAERQNQNELYQTLMETAKNRGNIQKLEKENGVGLDDISLPPDSKVLEFFA
- the cysT gene encoding sulfate ABC transporter permease subunit CysT encodes the protein MQIETRPYKKIHLGISLGFTVFYSSAVVIIPLFGLFYHSLGIGFTGILEVFTEERIRSALFLSFSVGLISAVLNLFIGFLFAWVIVRYQFPFKKFFDTLIDLPFTLPTAVAGIALTTIYSQTGIIGSFFDKWGIKIAYTPIGIVIALVFIGFPFVVRTVQPVIEELPKELEESARCLGASPFQTFRKVLLPELWPSLLAGTGMAFARSIGEYGSVVFISGNLPGKTEILPLLIVTKLEQYEYEKATSIALVMLLTSFLFMFLINFFQERASKKLT
- a CDS encoding sulfate ABC transporter substrate-binding protein codes for the protein MKKILQFLQFKPSFSAILTIIMGIGLATSLLAESTFLHVSFDPTRELYEDINKSFLKSWKEKKGETFSIQQSHGGSGKQARAVIDGLEADVVSLALSYDIDNIASKSKLLDANWQTKLPNKSTPYYSTIIFLVRKSNPKKIKDWDDIVKPGISVITPNPKTSGGARWNYLAAYGYAKRKYKSEEKATDFVKALFQNTSVLDTGARGSTTTFVNRGIGDVLITWENEAKLALDEEKRSGKNSLEVVYPSESIRAETPVAVVTKTATEKGNLEKATAYLEFLFTNEGQTIIAKHFFRPIDPKVSKSSAKEFPNLKLFSLSDLGETWDTAQKKHFADGGVFDAIYKTK